In a single window of the Sediminicoccus sp. KRV36 genome:
- a CDS encoding orotate phosphoribosyltransferase, with amino-acid sequence MSGHHASDWDRDAALTTARILLEIKAVNFRPEEPYTLTSGWKSPVYIDCRKIISYPRARTRICDLGVEKINRAIGFETIESIAGGETAGIPFAAWIADRMNLPMAYVRKKPKGFGRNALIEGDVPVARETLLVEDLTTDGASKIRFAEALREAGAKCAHTFVVFYYGVFPGSFEQMKGMGLSLHHLATWWDVLEVCRERAYFPEASLTGVRKFLEDPVAWSRAHGGVGSLEEALAHKGKAG; translated from the coding sequence ATGAGTGGTCATCACGCCTCGGATTGGGACAGGGACGCGGCCTTGACCACGGCGCGCATCCTGCTGGAGATCAAGGCGGTGAATTTCCGCCCCGAGGAACCCTATACACTGACCTCGGGCTGGAAGAGCCCCGTCTATATCGACTGCCGCAAGATCATCTCCTACCCCCGCGCGCGCACCCGCATCTGCGACCTGGGCGTCGAGAAGATCAACCGCGCCATCGGCTTCGAGACGATCGAGAGCATCGCGGGTGGCGAGACGGCGGGCATCCCCTTCGCCGCCTGGATCGCCGACCGCATGAACCTGCCCATGGCCTATGTGCGCAAGAAGCCCAAGGGCTTCGGCCGCAACGCGCTGATCGAGGGCGATGTGCCGGTGGCGCGCGAGACGCTGCTGGTCGAGGATCTGACCACCGACGGCGCCTCGAAGATCCGCTTCGCCGAGGCGCTGCGCGAGGCCGGCGCCAAATGCGCGCATACCTTCGTGGTGTTCTACTACGGCGTCTTCCCCGGCAGCTTCGAGCAGATGAAGGGCATGGGGCTGTCCCTGCATCACCTGGCCACTTGGTGGGATGTGCTGGAAGTCTGCCGGGAGCGGGCCTATTTCCCGGAAGCCTCGCTGACGGGCGTGCGCAAATTCCTGGAGGATCCGGTGGCCTGGAGCCGCGCGCATGGCGGCGTGGGCAGCCTGGAGGAGGCGCTGGCGCATAAGGGCAAGGCGGGGTGA
- a CDS encoding mitochondrial fission ELM1 family protein, translating to MIWVLEDPRAGTAAQALGMAERLGQPFRRVPLRFGRLAGLPWPWPTLAGLADRTAFTPPWPSLVFSAGRRSAPVSRWLRARGARTVHAMRPGLGAADFDLLVIGAHDHPAPAPNVMLIQGAAHRLTPEALAAARASFPDFATLPHPIVTLLLGGPVRAEGMDPACAARIASTAAQLGGSLLVTTSRRTGAAATQAVADTLQNIPHLLYPWGASGANPYAAMLAMADILVVTGDSISMLSEALMTTSPLLIADPGGLGARHQAVAQSLIAAGLAARLGDPLPPPRLPRDETARIAAEIRARGWA from the coding sequence ATGATCTGGGTGTTGGAGGATCCCCGCGCGGGGACGGCCGCGCAGGCGCTGGGCATGGCCGAACGCCTGGGCCAGCCCTTCCGGCGGGTGCCGCTGCGCTTCGGCCGCCTGGCGGGGCTGCCCTGGCCCTGGCCGACGCTGGCCGGCCTTGCGGATCGCACGGCCTTCACCCCGCCCTGGCCCAGCCTCGTCTTCTCTGCCGGCCGCCGCTCGGCCCCCGTGTCGCGCTGGCTGCGGGCGCGCGGCGCGCGGACGGTGCACGCCATGCGGCCGGGCCTCGGTGCCGCCGATTTCGACCTGCTGGTGATCGGCGCGCATGACCACCCGGCGCCGGCGCCGAATGTGATGCTCATCCAGGGGGCCGCCCATCGGCTGACACCGGAGGCCCTGGCCGCTGCCCGGGCCAGCTTCCCGGATTTCGCCACCCTGCCGCACCCCATCGTCACGCTGCTGCTGGGCGGCCCGGTGCGGGCCGAGGGGATGGACCCCGCTTGCGCCGCCCGCATCGCCAGCACGGCCGCGCAGCTGGGCGGCAGCCTGCTCGTCACCACCTCGCGCCGGACCGGGGCGGCCGCCACGCAAGCCGTCGCCGATACGCTGCAAAACATTCCGCATCTGCTGTATCCATGGGGGGCGTCGGGGGCGAACCCCTACGCCGCCATGCTGGCCATGGCCGATATCCTCGTCGTGACAGGTGATTCCATTTCCATGCTGTCCGAAGCGCTGATGACCACCAGCCCCCTGCTCATCGCCGATCCGGGCGGGCTTGGGGCCCGCCACCAGGCCGTGGCGCAAAGCCTGATCGCCGCCGGCCTCGCGGCGCGCCTGGGGGACCCGCTGCCGCCGCCGCGTCTGCCGCGGGATGAAACCGCACGCATCGCCGCCGAAATCCGCGCCCGGGGCTGGGCATGA
- a CDS encoding ferric reductase-like transmembrane domain-containing protein — protein MTLAPSFTPWRDRAGRVSALRIVTLAVMILPALRLFQLWAMSELGPEPLEAATHETGHWAIRLLIASLAVTPLGRILGWPRLFQLRRMIGLGALAWVLLHFTLYIGDQNWRLWRVAIEIVSRVYLIIGFTALLGLLVLGWTSTDGWMKRLGQGWKKLHRIVFPVALLGLLHAFIQSKTDVSNAVLLAGLLAWLLAWRALPGRWQTSLPALALLSIAALFSAVLIEFLWYALATNLPAARISAANLDVSFGPRPAVLSGIIAAGFVLLAALRRLAGRQRAA, from the coding sequence ATGACGCTTGCCCCCTCGTTCACCCCTTGGCGGGACCGCGCCGGCCGGGTCTCGGCACTGCGCATCGTGACCCTCGCGGTGATGATCCTGCCGGCTTTGCGCCTGTTCCAACTCTGGGCCATGAGTGAGCTGGGGCCGGAGCCGCTGGAAGCCGCCACGCATGAAACCGGCCACTGGGCCATCCGGCTGCTGATCGCCAGCCTCGCCGTGACACCGCTCGGCCGCATCCTGGGCTGGCCGCGGCTCTTCCAGCTGCGGCGGATGATCGGCCTGGGCGCACTCGCCTGGGTGCTGCTGCATTTCACGCTCTATATCGGCGATCAGAATTGGCGGCTGTGGCGCGTGGCGATCGAGATCGTCAGCCGGGTCTATCTCATCATCGGCTTCACGGCGCTGCTGGGGCTTCTCGTGCTCGGCTGGACCTCGACCGATGGCTGGATGAAGCGCCTCGGCCAGGGCTGGAAAAAACTGCACCGGATCGTCTTTCCCGTGGCCTTGCTGGGGCTGCTGCACGCCTTCATCCAGTCCAAGACGGATGTGTCGAACGCGGTGCTGCTGGCCGGGCTGCTGGCCTGGCTGCTGGCCTGGCGCGCCCTGCCCGGCCGCTGGCAGACCAGCCTGCCGGCGCTGGCCTTGTTGAGCATCGCCGCCCTGTTCAGCGCGGTGCTGATCGAATTCCTGTGGTATGCGCTGGCCACCAACCTGCCCGCCGCACGCATCAGCGCCGCCAATCTGGATGTCAGCTTCGGGCCCCGCCCGGCCGTGCTCTCGGGGATCATCGCCGCCGGTTTCGTGCTGCTGGCCGCCCTGCGCCGTCTTGCCGGACGGCAACGCGCGGCGTAG
- a CDS encoding tartrate dehydrogenase: MARKHRIAVIPGDGIGKETTPEGLRVLDAAATRFGFELSLTHYDWSCETYVKTGRMMPEDGLDQLKDSDSVFLGAVGWPGVPDHVSLWGLLIPIRRGFDQYVSLRPCKLLPGVATPLANRTPAEIDFYVVRENTEGEYSSVGGRMFPGTEREFVSQQSILTRTGTDRIIKYAFELAMKRPRKKVTSATKSNGITFTMPYWDERFEAMGKNYPEVTTDQFHIDILCAHFVQHPDWFDVVVGSNLFGDILSDLGPAVAGSIGVAASANINPEKLFPSMFEPVHGSAPDIAGRFVANPIGQIWSGAMMLDHLGEHEAAKAITTAIEKLLAEGGPRTRDLGGQAGTLDVGRAIAEAVAKA, encoded by the coding sequence ATGGCACGCAAGCATCGCATCGCCGTCATTCCGGGCGACGGCATCGGCAAGGAAACCACGCCCGAGGGGCTGCGCGTGCTGGATGCCGCCGCCACCCGCTTCGGCTTCGAACTCAGCCTGACCCATTATGACTGGTCCTGCGAAACCTATGTGAAGACCGGCCGCATGATGCCGGAAGATGGGCTGGACCAGCTGAAGGACAGTGACAGCGTCTTCCTCGGCGCCGTCGGCTGGCCTGGCGTGCCGGATCATGTCTCGCTCTGGGGCCTGCTGATTCCGATCCGCCGTGGTTTTGACCAATATGTCTCGCTGCGGCCCTGCAAGCTGCTGCCCGGAGTCGCCACCCCCCTCGCCAACCGTACCCCGGCCGAGATTGATTTCTACGTGGTGCGTGAGAATACCGAGGGCGAATACAGCAGCGTCGGCGGCCGCATGTTCCCCGGCACGGAGCGCGAATTCGTCAGCCAGCAGAGCATCCTCACGCGCACCGGCACGGACCGCATCATCAAGTATGCGTTCGAGCTGGCGATGAAGCGGCCCCGCAAGAAGGTGACCAGCGCCACCAAGTCCAACGGCATCACCTTCACCATGCCCTATTGGGATGAGCGCTTCGAAGCCATGGGCAAGAACTACCCCGAGGTGACGACGGACCAGTTCCATATCGACATCCTCTGCGCCCATTTCGTGCAGCATCCGGACTGGTTCGATGTGGTGGTCGGCTCCAACCTGTTCGGCGATATCCTGAGCGATCTCGGGCCCGCCGTCGCCGGCTCCATCGGTGTCGCCGCCAGCGCCAATATCAACCCGGAGAAGCTGTTTCCCTCGATGTTCGAGCCGGTGCACGGCTCCGCCCCGGATATCGCCGGGCGCTTCGTCGCCAACCCCATCGGCCAGATCTGGTCGGGGGCGATGATGCTCGATCATCTGGGCGAGCATGAGGCCGCAAAGGCCATCACCACCGCCATCGAGAAGCTGCTGGCCGAGGGCGGGCCGCGCACGCGGGACCTGGGTGGCCAGGCCGGCACGCTGGATGTCGGCCGGGCGATCGCGGAGGCGGTGGCGAAGGCCTGA
- a CDS encoding ABC transporter permease, translating into MKAGLALLGLLLLAALGAPLAGALLGHDPFLPDLFSRFEAPSARHPLGTDELGRDLLLRLLHGARVSLTVGLLAALAATCIGTVIGLLAAWRGGVWDAVLMRLADGLLALPGLPLLVILAALDPAVVGLPRGEAAADILRIAVLLAAFGWVGVARLVRATALSVLARDFVRAARAMGVSEARVLARHVLPELAAPIAIATALAVGGAVLAESVLSFLGLGIAPPAPSWGNMLANAQELVFQAPLAALWPGLAILLTVLGCNLVADGVARRRQSAG; encoded by the coding sequence ATGAAAGCGGGCCTTGCGCTGCTCGGGCTGTTGCTGCTCGCGGCACTCGGCGCCCCGCTGGCGGGCGCGCTGCTGGGGCATGATCCCTTCCTGCCCGATCTGTTCAGCCGGTTCGAGGCGCCCTCGGCCCGCCACCCGCTCGGCACGGATGAATTGGGGCGGGATCTGCTGCTGCGGCTGCTGCATGGGGCGCGGGTTTCGCTGACGGTCGGCTTGCTGGCCGCCCTGGCCGCCACCTGCATCGGCACGGTGATCGGCCTGCTGGCCGCCTGGCGGGGGGGTGTGTGGGATGCCGTGCTGATGCGCCTGGCCGATGGGCTGCTGGCGCTGCCCGGCCTGCCGCTGCTGGTCATCCTCGCGGCACTCGATCCTGCCGTGGTCGGGCTGCCGCGCGGTGAGGCCGCGGCCGATATCCTGCGCATCGCCGTGCTGCTGGCGGCCTTTGGCTGGGTGGGCGTGGCGCGTTTGGTGCGGGCCACGGCGCTTTCGGTGCTGGCGCGGGATTTCGTGCGCGCCGCCCGTGCCATGGGCGTCTCCGAGGCCAGGGTCCTTGCGCGGCATGTGCTGCCGGAGCTGGCGGCGCCCATCGCCATCGCCACGGCCCTGGCGGTGGGCGGCGCGGTGCTGGCGGAGAGCGTACTGAGCTTCCTCGGCCTCGGCATCGCACCACCCGCGCCCAGCTGGGGGAATATGCTGGCCAATGCGCAGGAGCTGGTGTTCCAGGCGCCGCTGGCCGCCCTTTGGCCGGGGCTGGCCATCCTGCTCACCGTGCTGGGCTGCAACCTGGTGGCGGATGGCGTGGCACGGCGGCGGCAAAGCGCGGGTTGA
- a CDS encoding DMT family transporter, with protein sequence MTPRQTGLMLLMMTAVNWGATWPVLKFLLTELPPLSMRALGSGTLAVLLALGAMAFRISLHVPPAQRRRLVLYALLNITAWMAFGTLALRWLSASEAAILAYTMPVWAALFAWPILGEKPGPARLAGLALGFGSIIVLFAGRGVELGLAKLPGLLFILASALLFALGAVLSKRRPLVLHPITALAWQMAIGCVPMAVLAPLLESFHPALVTPPVWFWFGWFMIFSMGLSYLTWFGALARLPASTAAIGTLLAPVLSVLGAGLFLGEPLGWREALALSGTLAAVALAVGVRDKPR encoded by the coding sequence ATGACGCCCCGCCAGACGGGCCTGATGCTGCTGATGATGACGGCGGTGAATTGGGGCGCCACCTGGCCCGTCCTGAAATTCCTGCTGACGGAATTGCCGCCGCTCTCCATGCGCGCGCTTGGCAGCGGGACGCTGGCCGTGCTGCTGGCGCTGGGTGCGATGGCGTTTCGCATCAGCCTGCATGTGCCGCCCGCGCAGCGCCGCCGGCTGGTCTTGTACGCGCTGCTGAACATCACCGCCTGGATGGCCTTCGGCACGCTGGCCCTGCGCTGGCTGAGCGCTTCGGAGGCCGCGATCCTCGCCTATACCATGCCCGTCTGGGCGGCACTTTTCGCCTGGCCCATCCTGGGCGAGAAGCCCGGCCCTGCGCGCCTCGCGGGGCTGGCACTGGGCTTTGGCAGCATCATCGTGCTGTTTGCCGGGCGCGGGGTGGAGCTGGGGCTGGCGAAGCTGCCCGGCCTACTCTTCATCCTCGCCTCGGCGCTGCTTTTCGCGCTGGGGGCCGTGCTCTCCAAGCGGCGGCCGCTGGTGCTGCATCCCATCACCGCGCTGGCCTGGCAGATGGCCATCGGCTGCGTGCCCATGGCCGTGCTGGCGCCGCTGCTGGAAAGCTTCCACCCGGCACTGGTGACGCCGCCGGTCTGGTTCTGGTTCGGCTGGTTCATGATCTTCTCGATGGGGCTCTCCTACCTCACCTGGTTCGGCGCGCTGGCGCGGCTGCCGGCCTCCACCGCGGCCATCGGCACGCTGCTGGCGCCGGTGCTGAGCGTGCTGGGGGCCGGGCTGTTTCTCGGCGAGCCGCTGGGCTGGCGGGAGGCGCTGGCACTGAGTGGCACCCTGGCCGCGGTGGCGCTGGCGGTGGGAGTGCGCGATAAGCCCCGATGA
- a CDS encoding DUF3293 domain-containing protein has translation MTLAEAYRRTIFRAGPVLARPGMRSVSADEWLAGLAARQAAFITAWNPMSRRHPPGWNLRRQAALRGALRRKPALEGMSGTRFWQEHNLLVAADARLLLRVARQFRQAAILCLRRGQPARLLFNPRFAAAVPRHPPPGCSPAR, from the coding sequence ATGACACTGGCCGAGGCCTACCGGCGGACCATCTTCCGCGCGGGCCCAGTCCTCGCGCGGCCCGGCATGCGCAGCGTGTCGGCCGATGAATGGCTGGCGGGCCTGGCAGCGCGGCAGGCCGCCTTCATCACCGCATGGAACCCGATGAGCCGGCGGCATCCGCCCGGCTGGAATCTGCGGCGCCAGGCGGCGCTGCGCGGCGCGCTGCGCCGCAAGCCTGCCCTGGAGGGCATGAGCGGCACGCGCTTCTGGCAGGAACACAACCTCCTCGTCGCGGCTGATGCGCGGCTGTTGCTGCGCGTGGCGCGGCAATTCCGCCAGGCGGCCATCCTCTGCCTGCGTCGGGGCCAGCCCGCGCGGCTGCTGTTCAACCCGCGCTTTGCCGCCGCCGTGCCACGCCATCCGCCACCAGGTTGCAGCCCAGCACGGTGA
- a CDS encoding peptide ABC transporter substrate-binding protein has protein sequence MATRFLILLLLLVSPALAQAPRETLNIGITQYPSTLHPNIENMVAKSYTLGFTRRPVTAYDATWQLICLLCETLPTLENGLAVRETTPDGKPGLRVTWRLREGLRWGDGTPITTEDLRLTYDAGRDGSTGIGPAEFFRSAYEFIAEDARSFTLRFDRVTFEFASLGDFAPLPAHLERTRWESEPRSYRTRTLYDTEPTNPGLWNGPYRIVQVQAGASITLERNAHWSGPAPAFRRIVIRTVESTPALEAQLLAGQVDMIAGELGLPVEQASALIRRTGSRFRAEYRPGLIYEHLDLNLDMPALRDRRVRQALLLALDRAQIVARLFEGRQTVANTTVNTLDWPHDPNVRAWPHDPRQAAALLEEAGWRLAGTADGIRRNAEGQRLSFELLTTAGNRSREAVQQVIQAQWRQIGAEARIRNEPPRVLFGETLSRRRFQGAAMFAWVSAPESVPRSSLHSSEIPNAERNWSGQNYTGFRHAEMDALLEALPQELDREKRRILWHRLQAIYAEELPSLPLWFRQDAHLWPAWLDGVRPTGHLNPSSLWVEEWRQR, from the coding sequence ATGGCCACCCGTTTCCTGATCCTTCTTCTGCTGCTGGTCAGCCCCGCCCTCGCGCAGGCCCCGCGCGAGACGCTGAACATCGGCATCACGCAATACCCCTCCACGCTGCACCCCAACATCGAGAACATGGTGGCGAAGTCCTATACGCTGGGCTTCACCCGCCGCCCCGTCACCGCCTATGACGCGACCTGGCAGCTCATCTGCCTGCTTTGCGAAACCCTGCCCACGCTGGAAAACGGCCTGGCCGTGCGCGAGACCACGCCCGATGGCAAGCCCGGCCTGCGCGTCACCTGGCGCCTGCGCGAGGGGCTGCGCTGGGGCGATGGCACGCCGATCACGACGGAGGATCTGCGCCTCACCTATGATGCCGGGCGGGATGGCAGCACGGGCATCGGCCCGGCCGAATTCTTCCGCTCGGCCTATGAATTCATCGCCGAGGATGCGCGCAGCTTCACGCTGCGCTTCGACCGCGTGACCTTTGAATTCGCGAGCCTGGGGGATTTCGCCCCACTGCCCGCGCATCTGGAGCGCACCCGCTGGGAGAGCGAGCCACGCAGCTACCGCACCCGCACGCTCTACGACACGGAGCCGACGAATCCCGGCCTGTGGAATGGCCCTTACCGCATCGTCCAGGTGCAGGCGGGTGCTTCCATCACGCTGGAGCGCAATGCGCATTGGTCCGGCCCCGCGCCGGCCTTCCGGCGCATCGTGATCCGCACGGTGGAGAGCACGCCGGCGCTGGAGGCGCAGCTGCTGGCGGGCCAGGTGGACATGATCGCGGGCGAACTCGGCCTGCCGGTGGAGCAGGCCAGCGCCCTGATCCGCCGCACCGGCAGCCGCTTCCGCGCCGAATACCGCCCGGGGCTGATCTATGAGCATCTGGACCTCAACCTCGACATGCCCGCCCTGCGGGACCGCCGCGTGCGCCAGGCGCTGCTGCTGGCGCTGGACCGCGCGCAGATCGTGGCGCGGCTGTTCGAAGGGCGGCAGACCGTCGCCAACACCACCGTCAACACGCTGGATTGGCCGCATGACCCCAATGTCCGCGCCTGGCCGCATGATCCGCGCCAGGCCGCTGCCCTGCTGGAGGAGGCGGGCTGGCGCCTCGCGGGGACTGCGGACGGCATTCGCCGGAATGCCGAGGGGCAGCGGCTTTCCTTCGAGTTGCTGACCACCGCCGGCAACCGCTCGCGCGAGGCGGTGCAGCAGGTGATCCAGGCGCAATGGCGGCAGATCGGCGCCGAGGCGCGCATCCGCAACGAGCCGCCGCGCGTGTTGTTCGGCGAGACGCTCTCCCGCCGGCGCTTCCAGGGGGCGGCCATGTTCGCCTGGGTCTCCGCCCCCGAAAGCGTGCCGCGCAGCAGCCTGCATTCCAGCGAAATCCCGAATGCCGAGCGCAACTGGTCCGGCCAGAACTACACGGGCTTCCGCCATGCCGAGATGGACGCCCTGCTGGAAGCCCTGCCGCAGGAGCTGGACCGTGAGAAGCGCCGCATCCTCTGGCACCGGTTGCAGGCGATCTACGCCGAGGAATTGCCCAGCCTGCCGCTCTGGTTCCGCCAGGATGCGCATCTCTGGCCCGCCTGGCTGGATGGCGTGCGGCCAACGGGGCATCTGAACCCCTCCAGCCTCTGGGTCGAGGAGTGGCGGCAGCGCTGA
- a CDS encoding class I SAM-dependent rRNA methyltransferase encodes MTPILRLQPGRDRRVKSGHPWAFSNEIVMDAGARALPPGQAVRLEGDDGVKHGVWHFNPHSLIAARALDRDAAATPDAAWFEARIGAALKLRERLGIARFCRLVHAEADGLPGLILDRFDDVLALQANTVGMEAAMPLIVEALRRLLNPRSILARNDSAVRTLEGLPLETRLLHGTEARARVEEGGLAFEVDLLAGQKTGWFFDQRENRARVAALASGATLLDAFCHTGGFGLLAAQAGAREVTLLDRSQPALELAMASAAANGVQGRVAAQKGEALETLERMVGGQRRFDIVVADPPAFAKSRKDIPAALRAYQRLARICAQLVNPGGFLFIASCSHHAAPLEFAAAVAEGVWKARREARLLASTGAGPDHPVHPMLPESAYLKAQLLQLG; translated from the coding sequence ATGACCCCCATTCTCCGCCTGCAGCCCGGCCGTGACCGCCGGGTGAAATCCGGCCACCCCTGGGCCTTCTCCAATGAAATCGTGATGGATGCCGGCGCCCGCGCCCTGCCGCCCGGCCAGGCCGTCCGGCTGGAGGGGGATGACGGCGTGAAGCACGGCGTCTGGCACTTTAACCCGCATAGCCTGATCGCCGCCCGCGCGCTGGACCGCGATGCCGCGGCCACTCCGGACGCCGCCTGGTTCGAGGCGCGGATCGGCGCCGCGCTGAAGCTGCGCGAACGGCTCGGCATCGCCCGCTTCTGCCGCCTCGTGCATGCGGAAGCCGATGGCCTGCCTGGCCTGATCCTGGACCGCTTCGATGATGTGTTGGCACTCCAGGCCAATACGGTGGGCATGGAAGCGGCCATGCCGCTGATCGTCGAGGCGCTGCGCCGGCTGCTCAACCCGCGCAGCATCCTCGCCCGCAATGACAGCGCGGTGCGCACGCTGGAGGGCCTGCCGCTGGAAACCAGGCTGCTGCACGGTACCGAGGCGCGCGCCCGCGTGGAAGAAGGTGGCCTCGCTTTCGAGGTGGACCTCCTCGCCGGCCAGAAGACCGGCTGGTTCTTCGACCAGCGCGAGAATCGCGCGCGGGTCGCGGCCCTCGCTTCGGGTGCCACGCTGCTCGATGCCTTCTGCCACACCGGCGGCTTCGGCCTGCTGGCGGCCCAGGCCGGCGCGCGCGAGGTGACGCTGCTGGACCGTTCGCAGCCCGCACTCGAACTCGCCATGGCCTCGGCCGCCGCGAATGGCGTGCAAGGCCGCGTCGCCGCCCAGAAGGGCGAGGCGCTGGAAACGCTGGAGCGCATGGTGGGCGGCCAGCGGCGGTTTGACATCGTGGTGGCGGACCCGCCGGCCTTCGCCAAATCGCGCAAGGATATTCCGGCCGCCCTGCGCGCCTATCAGCGGCTGGCGCGGATTTGCGCGCAGCTGGTCAATCCGGGCGGGTTTCTCTTCATCGCCTCATGCTCGCACCACGCGGCCCCGCTGGAATTCGCGGCGGCCGTGGCGGAGGGCGTCTGGAAAGCCCGGCGCGAGGCGCGGCTGCTGGCCAGCACCGGCGCCGGCCCGGACCATCCCGTGCACCCCATGCTGCCCGAGAGCGCCTATCTGAAGGCGCAGCTTCTGCAACTGGGATGA
- a CDS encoding type II toxin-antitoxin system RelE/ParE family toxin: MKPVNLSRRAETDLAEAVGFIARENPAAAIAMRHRIAEAFALFARFPEAGIAQPGQAERILQAKGTPYRLIYRSDMAGVVILRIWHGARSWPPVS; the protein is encoded by the coding sequence TTGAAGCCCGTCAATCTCTCGCGGAGGGCCGAGACTGATCTGGCCGAGGCGGTCGGCTTTATCGCGCGCGAGAACCCCGCAGCCGCCATTGCGATGCGTCACCGTATCGCAGAGGCATTTGCTCTCTTCGCTCGTTTCCCCGAGGCTGGCATCGCTCAGCCAGGCCAAGCCGAGCGCATTTTGCAGGCCAAGGGCACGCCCTACCGGCTGATCTACCGCAGCGACATGGCGGGAGTGGTCATCCTTCGCATCTGGCATGGAGCCCGTTCATGGCCACCCGTTTCCTGA
- a CDS encoding ABC transporter permease — protein sequence MTRLILSRLAQIVVTAAILSFCAFMLIALMPGDPIDLAIASDPRLTAEDAARLRALHGLDQPLMARYLAWAGAVLEGRFGHSRLFAQPVAALLGPALQSSLALLGLALTLAVGIGVSLGALAALRPAAAPFVQGLALVAQAVPSFWLGILLIILFAVQLGWLPAGGEGGWRFLILPVATLCFANLAAYARHAAAALTTAMTEPHIRTARAQGASERHIILRHALPNAGVPLLTIAALDAGALVSGALITETIFARPGMGKLIYDAVMGNDFNLALLALLVVAVVTMLATLAADLAQRWLDPRIA from the coding sequence ATGACACGCCTGATCCTCTCCCGCCTCGCGCAGATCGTGGTGACGGCGGCGATCCTCTCCTTTTGCGCCTTCATGCTCATCGCCCTCATGCCGGGCGATCCGATTGACCTCGCCATCGCCAGCGATCCGCGCCTGACGGCCGAGGATGCGGCGCGGCTGCGCGCGCTGCACGGGTTGGACCAGCCGCTGATGGCCCGCTACCTCGCCTGGGCCGGCGCGGTGCTGGAGGGGCGCTTTGGCCATTCGCGACTCTTTGCGCAGCCAGTCGCCGCATTGCTCGGCCCGGCGCTGCAGAGCTCGCTGGCCTTGCTGGGGCTGGCGCTGACGCTGGCGGTCGGCATCGGCGTTTCGCTGGGCGCCCTGGCGGCGCTGCGGCCCGCGGCCGCGCCCTTCGTGCAGGGGCTTGCGCTGGTGGCGCAGGCGGTGCCGTCCTTCTGGCTCGGCATCCTGCTGATCATCCTGTTCGCCGTGCAGCTGGGCTGGCTTCCCGCAGGGGGTGAGGGCGGCTGGCGCTTCCTCATCCTGCCGGTCGCGACGCTGTGCTTCGCCAACCTCGCCGCCTATGCGCGCCATGCGGCGGCGGCCCTCACCACCGCCATGACCGAGCCGCATATCCGTACGGCCCGGGCGCAAGGGGCGAGCGAGCGCCACATCATCCTGCGCCACGCGCTGCCCAATGCCGGCGTGCCCCTGCTGACCATCGCGGCGCTGGATGCCGGCGCGCTGGTCTCGGGCGCGCTGATCACCGAGACGATCTTTGCGCGGCCGGGCATGGGCAAGCTGATCTATGACGCGGTGATGGGCAATGACTTCAACCTGGCCTTGCTGGCGCTGCTCGTGGTGGCGGTGGTGACGATGCTGGCGACCCTGGCGGCCGATCTGGCACAGCGCTGGCTGGACCCGCGGATCGCATGA
- a CDS encoding VOC family protein, whose product MLDHVSITVNDLARSAPFYDAVMAALGVPCVWREAHALGFGARDSGAGYLTIAECPGVIADRRHWCFGAPDRAAVRGFHAAGLAAGGSDDGAPGLRPHYHAAYYAAFLLDPDGNRVEAVCHTA is encoded by the coding sequence ATGCTGGACCATGTCTCCATCACGGTGAATGACCTGGCCCGCAGCGCGCCGTTCTACGATGCGGTGATGGCTGCCCTTGGCGTGCCCTGTGTCTGGCGTGAGGCGCATGCGCTCGGCTTTGGCGCGCGTGACAGCGGTGCCGGCTACCTGACCATCGCCGAATGCCCTGGCGTCATCGCGGATCGGCGGCACTGGTGCTTTGGCGCGCCGGATCGCGCGGCCGTGCGCGGCTTTCATGCGGCGGGGCTGGCGGCGGGTGGTTCGGATGACGGCGCGCCGGGGCTTCGGCCGCACTACCATGCGGCTTACTACGCGGCTTTCCTGCTCGATCCGGATGGCAACCGGGTGGAAGCGGTCTGCCACACCGCATGA